A region of Dictyostelium discoideum AX4 chromosome 1 chromosome, whole genome shotgun sequence DNA encodes the following proteins:
- the gapA gene encoding IQGAP-related protein — translation MEGLEIEDEDVILLDEDDDSSSSSTVNNSSSNIKNNGNTNNNIGNDDSNKVTLMTSLREKGWGSGMLVDKEKNQYGTIKSYKDDKSSPWFEERQVIATLYKARVLLHEMIYTKMNQERLLSGNLCVGEIQSLLNTQKEDVETDWIAEIQELKRNMVAEIRRNHLLERDVNKLDKRIALLIKHRSNIKDLLLEQNKGKKDKKKKGDDKAEYITLDQKQLESYQNLFYLLQTEPHYLAKLVTLIQADQMEDFLDTVFLTLFGDDFSPREEFLILSLFRLAIGQEMSRIKSAGDLLAVESVVPKMIITYTRRKQGHEFLKQIIAPILENNVVNAPDLNLELNAVQVYQNMISEQEIQTGAKSTLNRGLAEDQIIQLKEVQSILEPRVEKCIQICERFFTGIIQSLNRLPYGIRWICKQIQSIAQKNFDSKPDEIAKVIGYFVYYRFINLAIVTPDAFEILDKELSITSRKNLVNIAKVLQNLFTLKTFQNQGSERWMQPLNKWILSKTSIVRQYLEDLIQVTDPSEYLRVDKYNELTLKLNPVVVISLGEISQTHRLLIANLAALKMKEKEDPLELILKALPAPLEVVDENDREIQLTLINRFKENIEKEISISASLLAETKELVISVLRSIPIQQKQQQQQHDDEKRDDLISILQNAIKHGKETNNPQLSSNAEKIINNLKKMEAEGSIQSENNQYEGFIKVIALEVINRQEIREQQRKERMRLTIALRDLRKHQSYLNDQIQHYTSYLKDVLLHYGPKDKKKSTKPMKISFKELTKKGVIVESDIPKLSHGSTSFYISSDAPGIFDIEARIGVASVGTLSLSLDDLLDKSSAGIPYLKLENIVLDVNMTLHLLNRHFLKNI, via the exons atggaaggACTAGAAATTGAAGACGAAGATGTTATTTTATTAGATGAAGACGATGATTCATCATCAAGTTCAACagttaataatagtagtagtaatattaaGAACAATGGTaacactaataataatattggtaatGATGATAGTAATAAGGTAACATTGATGACATCATTACGTGAAAAAGGTTGGGGTAGTGGTATGTTGGTagataaagaaaagaatCAATATGGTACTATTAAATCATACAAAGACGATAAATCATCACCATGGTTTGAAGAGAGACAAGTCATTGCAACACTTTACAAAGCAAGAGTTTTACTTCACGAAATGATTTACACCAAAATGAATCAAGAAAGATTATTATCAGGTAACTTGTGTGTCGGTGAAATTCAATCCCTTTTAAACACTCAAAAAGAAGATGTCGAAACTGATTGGATCGCTGAAATTcaagaattaaaaagaaatatggTTGCTGAAATTCGTCGTAATCATCTTTTAGAAAGAGatgtaaataaattagatAAACGTAttgcattattaattaaacatagatcaaatattaaa gatttattattagaacaAAATAAAGGTAAAAAGGATAAAAAGAAGAAAGGTGATGATAAAGCTGAATATATTACATTGGatcaaaaacaattagaatCATATCAAAATTTGTTCTACCTTTTACAAACTGAACCACACTACTTGGCCAAGTTAGTTACATTAATTCAAGCTGATCAAATGGAAGATTTCTTAGATACCGTTTTCCTTACattatttggtgatgatttcTCACCAAGagaagaatttttaattttaagtttatttaga ttggCAATTGGTCAAGAAATGTCAAGAATTAAATCAGCAGGTGATTTATTAGCAGTTGAATCAGTAGTACCAAAGATGATTATTACATATACAAGAAGAAAGCAAGGacatgaatttttaaaacaaattatagCACCAATCTTAGAGAATAATGTTGTTAATGCAccagatttaaatttagaattgAATGCAGTACAAGTTTATCAAAATATGATTTCAGAACAAGAGATTCAAACTGGTGCTAAATCAACATTGAATCGTGGTTTAGCCGAAGATCAAATCATTCAATTGAAAGAGGTTCAATCCATTTTAGAGCCACGTGTTGAAAAATGTATTCAAATTTGCGAACGTTTCTTCACTGGTATCATTCAATCATTGAATCGTTTACCATATGGTATTCGTTGGATTTGtaaacaaattcaatcaattgcACAAAAGAATTTCGATTCAAAACCTGATGAAATCGCTAAAGTCATTGGTTATTTCGTTTATTATcgttttataaatttagcAATCGTTACTCCTGAtgcttttgaaattttagataAAGAATTATCAATTACATCAAGAAAGAATTTAGTTAAT attGCAAAagttttacaaaatttatttacattaaaaACTTTCCAAAATCAAGGTAGTGAACGTTGGATGCAACCATTAAATAAATGGATTTTATCAAAGACTAGTATTGTAAGACAATATTTAGAAGATTTAATTCAAGTTACAGATCCATCAGAATATTTAAGAGTTGATaaatataatgaattaacattgaaattgaatccAGTTGTTGTAATTTCATTGGGTGAAATTTCACAAACTCATCGTTTATTAATTGCAAATTTAGCCGcattgaaaatgaaagagAAAGAGGATCCATtggaattgattttgaaagcATTACCAGCACCATTGGAGGTggttgatgaaaatgatcgTGAAATTCAATTAACTTTAATAAATAGATTCAAAGAGAATATCGAAAAGGAGATTTCAATCTCTGCATCATTATTGGCAGAGACAAAGGAATTGGTGATCTCTGTATTAAGATCAATTCCaattcaacaaaaacaacaacaacaacaacacgaCGACGAAAAAAGAGatgatttaatatcaatactTCAAAATGCAATTAAACATGGTAAAGAAACCAATAATCCACAATTATCCTCAAATGCAgagaaaattataaataatcttAAAAAGATGGAGGCCGAGGGTTCAATTCAaagtgaaaataatcaatatgaAGGTTTCATAAAGGTGATCGCTTTGGAGGTAATCAATCGTCAAGAGATTAGAGAACAACAAAGAAAGGAGAGAATGCGTTTAACCATCGCTTTACGTGATCTTAGAAAACATCAATCCTATTTGAATgatcaaattcaacattaTACCTCTTATCTCAAGGATGTCCTCCTTCATTATGGTCCAAAGGATAAGAAGAAATCAACTAAACCAATGAAAATCTCTTTCAAAGAATTAACAAAGAAAGGTGTAATCGTCGAATCTGATATTCCAAAACTTTCTCATGGTTCTACCTCTTTCTATATCTCTTCTGATGCTCCTGGTATCTTTGATATTGAAGCTAGAATTGGTGTTGCCTCTGTTGGTACTCTCTCACTTTCTTTAGATGATCTCTTGGACAAATCTTCTGCTGGTATTCCTTATCTCAAACTTGAAAATATTGTTCTAGATGTTAATATGACActtcatttattaaacagacatttcttaaaaaatatttaa
- the DG1110 gene encoding transmembrane protein — protein MFLIGIKVRNKLKVRLYYVLLILNIIINYLPMVNSTSKGIGFVYNFYPGVQIRTPKTEDKTIYLTFPKLLFDYSSPFNDAHTYCRGEDEKVENLWKPKIDVFFESGQKKAYNFNCTVREPDKLKLMFYENILFNISGFSPTPNSPVCLLQVDKDKINYLKGFKLIIPATPIGFSDLFFQVQFCSATPMYSNEMIKDGTEFEQIVVLDVTPTFMGSSVYLFLGMAIFSLVLSCLIISAIIHRWKNTIPDFENEIIILNNTTVNSNDSISNNNNKINNNNNSQPPNNNNNNNCNNNKKSNSIKNNKNNTFYDDTEEEDEYDENDDENNEEICIENDDDDDTLPCDNENNENGIELKSIHCDISYKTYEEKIQYYLNKIDTFFNIPPQTYYIDQHGNNSLSVSHQELLNTLLKSNNKDNHYIDNNNINNNNNNNNNNNNNNNNNNNNNNFINNNINNNNNNNNNNNNKNGGYYINKNNELIRMDYNNNNFNDININNSGNLNCSNINNNLIGREDECSSSGSNNNNNNNNNNNNNNNNNNNNNNKKN, from the exons atgtttttaattggaataaaagttagaaataaattaaaggTTCGACTTTATTAtgttttattgattttgaatattataataaattacctACCTATGGTAAATTCAACATCAAAAGGAATTGGTtttgtttataatttttaccCAGGTGTACAAATAAGAACTCCAAAAACAGAAGataaaactatttatttaacatttccaaaattattatttgattattcatcaccatttaat GATGCACATACATATTGTAGAGGAGAAGatgaaaaagttgaaaatttGTGGAAACCAAAAATAGACGTATTTTTTGAATCAGGTCAAAAAAAGgcatataattttaattgtacaGTTAGGGAAccagataaattaaaattaatgttttatgaaaatatatt ATTTAATATTAGTGGATTTTCACCAACTCCAAATAGTCCAGTTTGTTTGTTACAAgttgataaagataaaataaattatttaaaaggatttaaattaataattccaGCAACACCAat tgGATTTtcagatttattttttcaagttCAATTTTGTTCAGCAACTCCAATGTATTCAAATGAAATGATAAAGGATGGAACAGAATTTGAACAAATTGTTGTATTAGATGTAACACCAACATTTATGGGATCAtcagtttatttatttttaggtaTGGCAATTTTTTCATTAGTATTGTCATGTTTAATCATTTCAGCAATAATACATAGATGGAAAAATACAATTccagattttgaaaatgaaattattattttaaataatacaactgtaaatagtaatgatagtatttcaaataataataataaaattaataataataataatagtcaaccccctaataataataataataataattgtaataataataaaaaatcaaatagtataaaaaacaataaaaataatactttttATGATGATacagaagaagaagatgaatatgatgaaaatgatgatgaaaataatgaagagATATGTAtagaaaatgatgatgatgatgatacatTACCCTgcgataatgaaaataacgAAAATGGAATcgaattaaaatcaatacatTGTGATATATCATATAAAACTTACGAAGAAAagattcaatattatttaaataaaatagatactttttttaatataccGCCTCAAACTTATTATATAGATCAACATGgtaataattctttatcaGTTAGTCatcaagaattattaaatactttattaaaaagtaataataaagataatcattatattgataataataacattaacaataataataataataataataataataataataataataataataataataataataataattttataaataataacatcaacaacaacaacaataataataacaataataataacaaaaatggtggttattatataaataaaaataatgaattgatAAGGAtggattataataataataattttaatgatataaatataaataattcaggtaatttaaattgttcaaatattaataacaatttaattGGTAGAGAAGATGAATGTTCAAGTAGTggaagtaataataataataataataataataataataataataataataataataataataataataataataaaaaaaattga